A stretch of Coccidioides posadasii str. Silveira chromosome 2, complete sequence DNA encodes these proteins:
- a CDS encoding uncharacterized protein (EggNog:ENOG410PHM7~COG:T~TransMembrane:7 (o84-102i123-141o153-173i185-204o210-229i236-262o274-291i)~BUSCO:9424at33183) translates to MAFVLRRPFAVSTAFRQIPKSINNSTAGIRFIHNAPKQSAKASSTPFLPSSFAKARQNFGDAFRRTYMQQSYQVQDRGNLTQKLLYGAAIVGGTIVATNLIFNRETREDGGMPQYERSYLNDTFMHTGLGVGIIGIAARALHTSGWSYRLMQANPWAVIGLSLVASIGTMYGTFYTSPENYVQKYALWAGFNLAQAAVLSPLMFLQPALLARAGLYTVGMMGSIAFVGATAKQEKYLYLGAPLLAGVCVVALSGFAPLVLPATATRTLMWSERIWLYGGLAVFGGFTLYDIQKILYHARMAERGLVKRDVVNESISLELDFLNIFIRMVQILGMRGNNNRR, encoded by the exons ATGGCTTTTGTCCTCCGGCGCCCCTTTGCCGTGTCAACGGCCTTCCGCCAAATCCCCAAGTCCATCAACAACTCCACAGCCGGAATTCGCTTCATTCACAATGCGCCCAAGCAATCCGCGAAGGCTTCCTCCACCCCGTTTCTCCCCTCCTCCTTCGCCAAAGCCCGACAGAATTTCGGAGATGCTTTCCGCCGCACGTATATGCAACAGTCGTACCAGGTACAAGATCGGGGAAATCTAACTCAGAAGCTCCTCTACGGTGCCGCCATCGTAGGCGGGACAATCGTGGCGACGAATCTGATATTCAACCGAGAAACACGGGAAGATGGCGGGATGCCGCAGTATGAGCGCAGTTATTTGAACGATACGTTTATGCACACGGGTTTGGGGGTGGGTATTATTGGTATTGCGGCACGCGCCCTACATACAAGTGGATGGTCGTATAGGCTCATGCAAGCCAACCCGTGGGCGGTTATCGGCTTGAGTCTGGTAGCCAGCATTGGAACTATGTACGGCACTTTCTATACCAGCCCTGAGAA CTACGTCCAGAAATATGCCCTCTGGGCCGGTTTTAACCTCGCACAAGCCGCTGTGCTCTCCCCATTAATGTTCCTCCAGCCCGCCCTTCTTGCCCGCGCTGGCTTATACACCGTCGGCATGATGGGTTCCATCGCTTTTGTCGGTGCCACCGCCAAACAGGAGAAGTACCTGTATCTCGGAGCTCCTCTGCTCGCCGGTGTCTGCGTCGTTGCCCTCTCCGGCTTCGCTCCCTTAGTCCTCCCAGCCACGGCCACCCGAACACTCATGTGGTCTGAGCGCATCTGGCTGTACGGTGGTCTTGCGGTCTTCGGCGGCTTTACACTCTACGATATCCAGAAGATTCTCTACCATGCTCGTATGGCGGAACGCGGACTTGTAAAGAGGGATGTGGTCAACGAGAGCATCAGTCTCGAATTGGATTTCTTGAACATCTTCATTCGGATGGTTCAGATTTTGGGAATGAGAGGAAATAACAACCGGAGATAA
- a CDS encoding uncharacterized protein (EggNog:ENOG410PPXT~COG:K~BUSCO:14505at33183), translated as MSLIETHHLSYLPESHPVHVALYRDLQNASFLREQLLAGNTEFEYAFIDASMIFSRNHIFAAIFRAVRDYINNRLKSKNVHSEIVFSLGGSNNIADAFRRFGISESTRDLLVVKVSTAPEITHESVSKHLEHNVKALPCPFTEESLASMTDRARLMKVYKFGSVGADTFKRLDEVEQGKNGSETTKEAARKHIDMLLMGAIAIRGAT; from the exons ATGTCCCTTATCGAGACTCACCACCTCTCCTACCTCCCTGAATCCCACCCGGTACATGTCGCGCTGTATCGCGATCTGCAGAATGCATCCTTTCTCCGGGAACAGCTTCTAGCTGGAAACACTGAATTTGAGTATGCATTCATTGATGCCAGCATG ATCTTCTCCCGAAATCATATTTTTGCAGCAATATTCAGAGCAGTTCGCGATTACATCAATAACCGTCTGAAATCGAAAAATGTTCACTCGGAAATAGTATTCTCGCTAGGAGGTAGCAACAAT ATTGCCGATGCATTTCGCAGATTCGGCATATCAGAGAGCACGCGAGATCTTCTCGTGGTAAAAGTTTCAACCGCACCAGAGATCACTCACGAGAGTGTATCCAAACATCTGGAGCACAACGTCAAAGCTCTCCCTTGCCCTTTTACAGAGGAGTCCTTGGCTTCAATGACCGATAGGGCGAGGCTAATGAAAGTATACAAGTTTGGCTCGGTCGGAGCTGACACGTTTAAAAGGCTGGACGAGGTTGAGCAAGGCAAGAACGGAAGTGAAACAACAAAGGAGGCCGCCAGGAAACACATTGATATGCTTCTGATGGGGGCAATAGCTATAAGAGGTGCGACATGA
- the SLX4 gene encoding 5'-flap endonuclease (EggNog:ENOG410PPZT~COG:L~BUSCO:8000at33183), producing the protein MSHLDLTRHRTRSPSPSQIFGSSTTLVATNSTHSEPSASSILRSILGEYADPKRPDVSEADPICRPVKRVHKTPAVRASSPGRENVPVRTLQSSKDAKGDNFSGDGQLTPCGGPRPLAERLSPKLPAKQTRRKGIGAQKRTKGCDLVDRILTGRSIKASATAASKSSDLPQPQRKGIPTLIKEANPGEADWEDEGLQLPATKRKYSWTPVKDTNLSIIDLTANSGSSPPSIPARGAQKFTSLVSRYGFAETSPLAMKNEFPEDFPTRKRQLDLLQGTTNSSSSEGSSNKSSGKCPLKANGTKGRRSRRATTITSLSTAQYGLKDSPVEFFPSVDTTERPSGKRSKSQTKKGGNKKPAGVSDFKVAPTTDALKSLEDQVYLFGTSSQLERVSSDEDKLGVPSTPASSRESARDRTSVSTLSKYKVSRNLWAAGWRDLDGSVADIEIVDMVNIDTPKSHESSTLTLPSTSTNASNQGFTSQNTINDRSKPSQTTSTTTESTGVESGQLVVPSLCEDLSEKAGYPAVPERQTLSSREITSSESAYIETMPSFRGFTTAELAQKVAAFGFKPIKSREKMISLLEKCWQSQHKNSAPTSLPANNAKPPDSHASGQKNVVRCNTGGSNASHTTKRASKAPQKKQSTSSTSLSAEGGPKQVDCSQERPNHAYLTHESTQASSQPVIVIPDSEESGDDFQDTYLGSLNRTSSTNYHPPSANSIPDGSPLFLRTISQASTEEKTSDPSDINQQITRAIKAQPRMTAINGMKRPTWLEKILMYDPILLEDLTVWLNTEGLDRVGEDREVSRLTVREWCESKGICCTWKKPT; encoded by the exons ATGTCCCATCTCGACTTGACCCGCCATCGAACCCGATCACCCTCGCCAAGCCAAATTTTCGGCTCTTCGACCACCCTGGTCGCCACTAATTCGACGCACTCAGAGCCGTCGGCATCGTCGATTTTAAGATCGATTTTGGGGGAATATGCAGATCCTAAAAGGCCTGATGTCAGTGAGGCTGATCCAATATGCCGTCCTGTCAAGCGCGTTCATAAGACACCCGCTGTCCGAGCTTCAAGTCCGGGAAGAGAAAATGTGCCCGTGAGAACTCTGCAAAGCTCAAAGGACGCAAAAGGGGATAATTTCTCTGGTGATGGGCAGTTGACTCCCTGCGGGGGCCCCAGGCCACTAGCTGAGAGATTGTCTCCGAAATTACCGGCAAAGCAAACTAGGAGGAAGGGAATTGGCGCTCAGAAGCGAACTAAAGGCTGTGATCTCGTTGACAGGATCTTGACTGGTCGGTCAATTAAGGCCTCAGCAACAGCGGCCTCGAAATCCTCGGACTTGCCACAACCACAAAGGAAGGGAATCCCAACCTTGATTAAGGAGGCCAACCCGGGAGAGGCGGATTGGGAGGACGAGGGACTGCAACTTCCTGCAACGAAGAGAAAGTATAGCTGGACGCCAGTAAAGGACACGAATTTATCTATTATCGACCTCACCGCAAATTCCGGCTCATCGCCACCTAGTATACCCGCGCGTGGAGCCCAAAAGTTTACTTCTTTGGTATCTCGTTACGGCTTCGCAGAAACCTCGCCTTTGGCCATGAAAAATGAATTTCCCGAAGATTTCCCCACGAGGAAACGGCAGTTGGAT CTCCTCCAAGGGACTACGAACAGCTCCTCATCTGAGGGAAGTTCAAATAAATCCTCAGGAAAATGCCCTTTAAAAGCTAACGGCACAAAGGGCAGGCGTTCTCGTAGAGCTACAACGATCACATCACTTTCTACAGCACAATACGGACTTAAAGATTCCCCTGTAGAATTCTTTCCATCAGTTGACACAACGGAAAGACCCTCCGGGAAACGGTCAAAGTCCCAGACCAAGAAAGGCGGGAACAAGAAGCCCGCAGGGGTATCGGACTTCAAAGTTGCGCCGACCACAGATGCCCTCAAATCTTTAGAGGACCAGGTGTACCTTTTCGGAACCTCAAGCCAGCTGGAGCGAGTCTCTTCAGACGAGGATAAGCTTGGGGTGCCTTCAACCCCGGCATCTTCCCGGGAATCTGCTCGTGATAGAACCTCTGTCTCTACACTTTCCAAATATAAAGTTTCAAGGAACCTATGGGCCGCCGGTTGGAGAGACTTAGATGGATCAGTTGCCGATATTGAGATCGTGGATATGGTTAACATCGATACTCCAAAATCCCATGAATCGTCCACGCTTACACTTCCGTCCACCTCTACCAACGCCTCTAATCAAGGGTTTACTAGCCAAAACACAATCAATGATAGAAGCAAACCGTCTCAAACAACATCTACAACTACTGAATCAACTGGCGTGGAGTCGGGGCAATTAGTTGTTCCGAGTTTGTGCGAAGACCTTTCAGAAAAGGCAGGTTATCCCGCTGTGCCGGAAAGGCAAACTCTATCTTCCAGAGAAATTACCAGCAGTGAATCTGCCTACATTGAAACCATGCCGAGTTTTCGAGGATTCACCACAGCAGAGCTGGCTCAAAAGGTAGCTGCATTTGGATTCAAGCCGATAAAGAGCCGTGAGAAAATGATATCGCTGTTGGAAAAATGCTGGCAAAGCCAGCACAAAAACTCAGCTCCAACATCACTGCCAGCAAACAACGCGAAACCTCCTGACTCTCATGCTAGCGGACAGAAGAACGTAGTTAGATGCAATACTGGAGGAAGCAACGCTTCGCATACAACTAAACGCGCCTCAAAAGCGCCTCAAAAGAAACAGTCGACTTCGTCTACATCTCTCAGTGCTGAAGGTGGGCCAAAACAAGTCGATTGCAGTCAGGAAAGACCTAACCATGCTTATCTCACACATGAGAGTACCCAAGCCTCGTCCCAGCCTGTTATTGTGATTCCGGATAGCGAAGAAAGTGGTGATGACTTTCAAGATACTTATCTAGGGTCACTTAATCGCACATCCTCCACCAATTATCATCCACCATCCGCCAATTCCATTCCTGACGGGAGTCCCCTATTTCTAAGAACGATCTCTCAAGCTAGTACTGAAGAAAAGACGTCCGACCCTTCTGATATAAACCAACAAATAACCAGAGCCATAAAAGCACAACCACGAATGACTGCTATTAATGGAATGAAGCGACCGACCTGGCTCGAAAAGATTCTCATGTACGATCCGATCTTGCTGGAGGACTTAACCGTTTGGCTCAACACCGAAGGATTAGATCGGGTTGGGGAAGACAGGGAAGTTAGCAGACTCACCGTGAGAGAATGGTGTGAGAGCAAGGGTATATGTTGCACTTGGAAAAAGCCAACTTAG
- a CDS encoding uncharacterized protein (EggNog:ENOG410PYCW~COG:S), which yields MTSSNKREAQESPNGRQQQKKEDWEAFINLEGSDQTAEEAMNGEEERQPEAQVAPAPSSTTRRRPTKKPRRSKNSPEPDYSAMVQGQMAGTHRTGQACDRCKARKMKCDSNPTGCANCSASNSACTQTDPITRESYTRGELERLRADNQRLRQENQQLRQELERMRPPMGGITAQRPVAQSGVYGTTGTVGYSSLQGLGPQLLRQNTPVYPGTESIYATPRRPSLGGGGNGQSQFGPMAQTNTPTHGFQVPGSQDPFASNQSRSFTNGAPYASIAPVMRRTLSHGYNPMEANGRNNGFPILVPTQAPMTPVMRAPSGPNVVMPPQPGFTPPPYRGQMQPAAQTNRTPETKEEPPSPSPFGNGDSRRH from the exons ATGACTTCATCTAACAAACGCGAGGCACAGGAATCTCCTAACGGGCGACAGcaacaaaagaaagaagattgggAAGCATTCATCAACCTCGAAGGCAGCGACCAGACAGCCGAAGAGGCGATGAACGGGGAAGAAGAGAGGCAACCAGAAGCCCAAGTGGCTCCAGCTCCTTCTTCTACCACGCGTCGTCGTCCTACTAAAAAACCACGGCGAAGCAAGAACAGTCCGGAACCTGATTACTCTGCTATGGTCCAAGGACAGATGGCAGGAACTCATAGAACTGGGCAGGCATGCGATCGTTGCAAG GCTCGGAAAATGAAGTGTGACTCCAACCCAACGGGTTGTGCCAACTGTAGTGCCAGTAACTCCGCTTGCACTCAGACAGATCCGATTACGCGAGAATCATACACTCGCGGGGAGCTTGAGCGTTTGAGAGCTGACAATCAACGATTAcgacaagaaaatcaacagcTCAGACAAGAACTTGAACGGATGCGGCCGCCAATGGGCGGCATCACAGCTCAAAGGCCCGTCGCTCAGTCCGGGGTATATGGAACG ACTGGTACGGTGGGATACTCTTCTTTGCAAGGCTTGGGACCTCAGCTCCTGAGACAAAATACCCCGGTGTATCCAGGAACGGAGAGCATTTATGCGACTCCACGAC GTCCATCTTTAGGTGGCGGAGGGAATGGTCAAAGCCAGTTTGGGCCAATGGCTCAAACCAACACTCCGACACACGGCTTTCAGGTTCCTGGTTCCCAAGATCCATTTGCGAGCAACCAAAGCCGGAGCTTTACAAACGGAGCTCCCTACGCATCCATTGCACCGGTGATGAGGCGCACGTTGTCACACGGGTATAACCCGATGGAAGCCAATGGTAGAAACAACGGGTTTCCGATTCTAGTTCCGACACAAGCACCCATGACGCCCGTTATGAGAGCTCCGAGTGGACCAAACGTCGTAATGCCACCACAGCCAGGTTTCACGCCGCCCCCATATCGGGGTCAAATGCAGCCTGCTGCCCAGACGAATCGCACGCCCGAAACCAAAGAAGAACCCCCGAGTCCAAGTCCCTTTGGGAATGGCGATTCACGGCGCCACTAG
- a CDS encoding uncharacterized protein (EggNog:ENOG410QE71~COG:P,T~BUSCO:1718at33183): MPGMMRRMTRGASASPLASKSATAGADPMSLIRTFNSETNPSRPLHPSPLAASQIRGMPLDLIDRIRSFPLFQSTPESFLAEIGLHLRPQLNSPNDYILTEGDEAKAMYWLVRGAVAVTSRDGESVYAELKPGAFFGEIGILMDRPRTATIIARTRCLLVVLTKEDFKNILPRFPEVERAIREEAEERLQILEKKKTQAQPLPIRPERLAGERRGSKRLHEAFTGDMSLDDERRLDIISKKRKSPSPGLAEGSTSSALANGLVNVRMLLKELPLFSQLPPDILHFLGLNVQPRTFPPFTDIIRQDSQGREIYFIVRGEVEVINERPESRAARRGADAESHRGVQVKARLRQGQYFGEVVSLSLAPRRTATVRSVTAVECLMISGEVLSEFWARCPRHIKEQVEHTAKKRLEAASGGDVVMEDAPQVSTFDSQEPVIPAARRQSMPLLTLTESDLDSFHKPSRLEDASVLRPSDPDPYLSVDLDNMRARSRRGSLAPIVPEDGTAADQHTQAPGLNRSPRSLSPSKQTNALPQSSLSPFKPIFRPSFGNSRGIFNDDILITILQHLELHHLLRLRSVSRHWSNLITKSPHLLHFLDLSIYNRKITDEVITDFICPFIGDRPRVVDINNCFHMTDEGFNALANACGANLRALRMKSVWDVTAPAILDMANKAKELQEIDLSNCRKVSDTLLARVIGWFVPGSQAPQQPNGKGAHKGPMQTPIQTSAGAVYGCPNLKRLTLSYCKHVTDRSMHHIAAHAASRLEEVDLTRCTTITDQGFQYWGNTQFFRLRKLCLADCTYLTDNAIVYLTNAAKGLQELDLSFCCALSDTATEVIALGCPQLTHLNLSFCGSAVSDASLRSIGLHLLPLRELSVRGCVRVTGTGVESVVDGCTMLRVFDVSQCKNLTPWLEFGCHQRFSDRIRFVTVAHNEKLLR; this comes from the exons ATGCCAGGAATGATGAGGCGCATGACCAGAGGCGCCAGCGCCTCTCCTCTCGCTAGCAAGTCTGCCACAGCAGGCGCTGACCCCATGTCTCTGATCAGGACCTTCAACTCGGAAACTAACCCTTCCCGCCCCCTCCACCCATCTCCTCTGGCCGCCTCGCAGATCCGGGGCATGCCTCTGGATTTGATCGACCGAATACGCTCCTTTCCTCTGTTCCAGTCCACCCCAGAATCGTTCCTCGCGGAGATCGGCCTGCATTTGCGGCCGCAACTAAACTCACCGAACGACTATATATTGACGGAGGGAGATGAAGCCAAGGCGATGTACTGGCTCGTTCGGGGTGCGGTGGCCGTCACCTCCCGCGATGGAGAGAGTGTATACGCAGAATTGAAGCCGGGCGCTTTCTTTGGAGAAATAGGCATACTTATGGATCGGCCCCGGACGGCGACAATCATCGCGCGCACCCGATGCTTGCTCGTGGTGCTGACCAAAGAGGACTTCAAGAATATCCTTCCACGTTTTCCTGAAGTTGAACGAGCAATaagagaagaagctgaagaaagacTGCAGATtctggagaagaagaaaactcAGGCCCAGCCTTTACCTATTCGACCCGAGCGCCTCGCCGGTGAGCGCCGTGGATCTAAACGGCTCCACGAAGCCTTCACCGGGGATATGAGCTTGGACGATGAGCGCCGTCTCGATATCATAAGCAAGAAACGGAAATCTCCCAGTCCCGGCTTAGCGGAAGGGTCCACGTCGAGTGCTCTAGCAAATGGCCTCGTGAATGTTCGAATGCTTCTAAAGGAACTACCTTTATTTTCCCAACTTCCCCCAGATATTCTTCACTTTCTCGGCTTGAACGTGCAGCCGCGAACGTTTCCTCCCTTTACAGATATTATCCGGCAAGACTCTCAGGGCCGAGAGATCTATTTTATAGTGCGGGGAGAAGTCGAGGTCATTAACGAACGGCCAGAGTCTCGCGCCGCCCGTCGAGGAGCAGACGCGGAAAGCCATCGTGGTGTCCAAGTAAAAGCAAGGCTGAGACAAGGGCAGTACTTTGGAGAGGTCGTCAGTCTGTCATTGGCGCCGCGGCGAACTGCTACTGTCCGCTCTGTAACCGCAGTAGAGTGCTTAATGATAAGCGGAGAGGTCCTTTCTGAGTTCTGGGCGCGTTGCCCTAGGCATATCAAGGAGCAGGTCGAGCACACAGCTAAGAAGAGACTGGAAGCTGCATCGGGCGGCGACGTTGTCATGGAAGATGCGCCGCAAGTTTCTACATTTGATTCTCAAGAGCCGGTTATACCGGCTGCCCGGAGACAATCAATGCCTCTCCTTACCTTAACAGAAAGTGACCTAGACAGCTTTCACAAACCAAGCCGATTAGAGGATGCGTCTGTTTTGAGACCATCAGATCCTGACCCATATCTGAGTGTCGATTTAGATAACATGCGGGCAAGATCACGTCGGGGATCTCTTGCTCCAATTGTTCCCGAAGACGGTACCGCAGCAGATCAGCACACTCAAGCTCCTGGTTTAAATCGCTCTCCGCGCAGCCTATCACCTTCTAAGCAAACGAACGCACTCCCACAGTCATCCCTAAGCCCATTCAAACCGATATTTAGGCCTAGCTTTGGAAACAGTCGCGGAATTTTTAATGATGATATTCTCATTACAATTCTCCAGCACCTTGAACTTCATCATCTCCTCCGTCTCCGCTCAGTTTCCCGTCACTGGTCTAATCTCATTACAAAATCCCCGCATCTGCTCCATTTCCTTGACCTCAGCATTTATAATCGAAAAATTACAGACGAGGTTATCACGGATTTCATTTGCCCATTCATTGGCGACAGACCTCGTGTTGTTGACATCAACAATTGCTTCCATATGACTGACGAAGGATTCAATGCCTTGGCGAACGCATGTGGAGCCAACCTTCGAGCATTAAGGATGAAAAGTGTGTGGGATGTCACCGCTCCAGCGATTCTTGACATGGCAAACAAAGCCAAGGAGTTGCAAGAAATCGATCTTAGTAACTGCAGGAAAGTTAGTGATACGTTGCTGGCACGGGTAATTGGGTGGTTTGTCCCCGGCTCCCAGGCGCCACAGCAGCCGAATGGAAAGGGAGCACATAAGGGTCCGATGCAAACTCCTATTCAAACATCGGCTGGTGCAGTGTATGGCTGCCCTAATCTGAAAAGGCTCACGTTATCTTATTGCAAGCACGTTACGGACCGTTCTATGCATCATATTGCCGCCCATGCTGCTTCTCGCCTCGAGGAAGTTGACCTGACACGATGCACAACCATTACTGATCAAGGATTTCAGTATTGGGGCAATACGCAATTCTTCCGCTTAAGAAAACTTTGCCTTGCAGATTGCACGTATTTGACTGACAATGCTATTGTGTACCTTACTAATGCTGCGAAAGGACTGCAGGAACTCGATTTG TCTTTTTGCTGCGCATTATCAGACACCGCAACTGAAGTCATTGCTCTTGGCTGTCCGCAGCTTACTCATCTTAATCTCTCCTTTTGCGGTTCAGCAGTTTCTGATGCTTCACTCCGCTCCATTGGCTTACACCTCCTGCCTCTCCGCGAGCTATCTGTTCGAGGATGCGTCCGAGTAACCGGCACAGGCGTGGAGTCAGTAGTAGATGGTTGCACTATGCTTCGGGTTTTCGATGTGAGCCAGTGTAAGAACTTAACTCCGTGGCTCGAATTTGGCTGCCACCAAAGGTTTAGCGATAGAATACGTTTTGTGACCGTTGCGCACAACGAAAAGCTGCTCAGATAA
- a CDS encoding uncharacterized protein (EggNog:ENOG410PXJQ~COG:S) codes for MSASQIHNIHGQFYPHHHKCEHLESPKHKPGVKASPSDHAPEFAAETFPPGTAPADRSFQPNPVEEIPGQAMNENVEEAQGKEAVKTTAASTLTGASSADVNKGLGHAMEGESSVEYRHGGEKHRKHEGSGFEGVGANPPRVGDDLRRLEREDTTAKGGKAGGKGIPAEERQPETASNVSAEYHHHHHHHHGHHQPQTG; via the exons ATGAGTGCCTCACAAATCCACAATATCCACGGCCAGTTCTACCCTCATCATCACAAATGTGAACATCTGGAATCCCCAAAG CACAAACCCGGAGTCAAAGCATCGCCAAGCGACCATGCCCCAGAGTTCGCAGCAGAGACGTTCCCCCCAGGCACAGCACCCGCAGACAGAAGTTTCCAGCCCAATCCGGTAGAGGAGATCCCGGGCCAGGCAATGAACGAAAACGTCGAGGAAGCCCAGGGTAAGGAAGCGGTCAAAACTACTGCTGCCTCCACCCTGACGGGAGCAAGCTCTGCAGATGTGAACAAAGGACTGGGGCATGCAATGGAAGGAGAGTCGTCGGTAGAGTACAGACATGGTGGAGAGAAGCACAGAAAGCATGAAGGGTCCGGCTTTGAGGGCGTGGGAGCGAACCCACCTCGGGTTGGAGATGACCTGAGGAGACTCGAGAGGGAGGACACCACAGCGAAAGGCGGGAAGGCCGGCGGGAAGGGGATCCCCGCTGAAGAGAGGCAGCCCGAAACCGCCAGCAACGTTTCCGCTGAGTatcatcaccaccatcaccaccaccacggCCACCACCAGCCCCAGACGGGTTGA
- a CDS encoding uncharacterized protein (EggNog:ENOG410PSXE~COG:S), which yields MEHRTEQLSSEEAANKARGYKAAMHNPRVSEPAKQHAEERLHDIESTGQLEQRDEEDKDQGNVARGLKAAAHNPRVSEQAKHEAEERLESMERE from the exons ATGGAGCACCGTACCGAGCAACTCTCTTCTGAGGAAGCTGCCAACAAAGCCCGTGGCTACAAGGC TGCCATGCATAACCCCAGAGTCTCCGAGCCGGCCAAGCAACATGCCGAAGAACGACTTCACGATATTGAATCCACCGGCCAGCTTGAGCAGAGAGACGAGGAAGACAAGGATCAAGGGAACGTCGCTAGAGGCCTGAAAGC TGCCGCCCACAACCCAAGAGTCTCCGAACAGGCGAAGCACGAAGCAGAAGAGAGGCTGGAGAGTATGGAACGCGAATAA
- a CDS encoding uncharacterized protein (EggNog:ENOG410PRES~COG:S~BUSCO:14467at33183): MQPIDESNAPHRDDDASLPTFDAEQPPPQVGFKLGPNGFLASTVAFGTGIGLGFSHGSTKAAFRFRAENAHRFPTSPAGWYQYHKSKNYVSMIGGLKDGIKLGTKLNVGVMGFSFLEEIINQARHGNRDFLSTVTAGLTFSGIYSLFARHDVYTAARTAKLGLKLSLAYGLAQDALALAKGDKPRYLAWVTDRFRGRD; the protein is encoded by the exons ATGCAGCCAATTGACGAGTCGAATGCTCCTCACCGAGACGACGACGCCTCGTTGCCGACGTTCGATGCAGAGCAACCTCCGCCGCAGGTCGGATTCAAACTTGGCCCGAACGGATTTTTGGCCTCAACCGTGGCCTTTGGGACCGGTATAGGCCTGGGGTTCTCGCATGGGAGCACCAAAGCCGCATTTCGATTTCGTGCCGAAAATGCCCACCGGTTTCCCACCAGCCCGGCTGGCTGGTATCAGTACCACAAAAGCAAGAACTACGTTTCAATGATTGGAGGTTTGAAAGATGGAATAAAGCTTGGTACGAAGCTGAATGTGGGGGTCATGGGATTTTCCTTCCTAGAGGAAATTATCAATCAAGCCCGTCACGGCAATAGGGATTTCCTTTCCACAGTGACTGCGGGTTTGACATTTTCGGGAATTTACAGCTTGTTTG CCCGCCACGATGTCTACACCGCTGCAAGGACAGCAAAGTTGGGCTTGAAGCTGAGTCTCGCGTATGGCTTGGCCCAAGACGCCCTTGCATTAGCCAAAGGAGATAAGCCGAGGTATCTTGCTTGGGTCACCGATAGGTTTCGTGGACGTGACTAA
- a CDS encoding uncharacterized protein (EggNog:ENOG410PXXS~COG:S~BUSCO:15197at33183), whose amino-acid sequence MAGIKPNPLSWTLRFKNNNVTILLLVSPAEPFDSIKKTLLKALKERGIDEINGVQVPEDPSGIELGLPVDRNNLEKGWVLLQVPTERKGVKRDAAGIKKSVVSDSPQGADLRDSQAVAFRFRATKDESQTENGLEMEIDDAGWDVLIPTYADEDEEEGEGLDEDEGEREGEDDDEQDD is encoded by the exons ATG GCAGGAATAAAACCCAACCCGCTCAGCTGGACGCTACGGTTCAAGAACAATAATGTTACTATCCTACTCCTCGTGTCGCCGGCGGAACCATTTGACAGTATTAAAAAGACACTGCTAAAAGCTCTCAAAGAACGAGGAATTGATGAAATAAACGGAGTCCAAGTCCCTGAAGACCCTTCTGGGATCGAGCTTGGCCTTCCCGTTGATAGAAACAATTTGGAGAAGGGCTGGGTTTTGCTCCAAGTCCCCACGGAGCGGAAAGGAGTGAAACGAGATGCTGCTGGAATCAAGAAGAGCGTAGTCAGTGACAGTCCACAGGGAGCGGATTTGCGCGACTCCCAGGCTGTGGCGTTCCGGTTCCGTGCGACAAAAGATGAAAGCCAAACCGAGAATGGGCTTGAAATGGAGATTGATGATGCGGGATGGGATGTCTTGATTCCTACCTATGCtgatgaagacgaagagGAAGGGGAGGGGTTGGACGAGGATGAGGGCGAGCGCGAGggtgaagatgatgatgagcaGGACGACTAA